CATTGCCGTGATGCGTACCGTCCAGCTCGCCCGCTTCGAAGCAACAGGCTGTGCCGCGCGCCAGCAACGCCGCCAGGGGCACGCCACCGCCCAGGCCTTTGCCGAGGGTAACGATGTCGGCGCGTACGCCGTATTGCTGTTCGGCGAGCAAGCTGCCGCACCGGCCAATCCCGGTTTGTACTTCGTCAAGAATCAGCAGGATCCCCAGCTCACGGCACAGGCGTTCAACGCCTTTGAGGTAGTGTTCGGTCACGGGGATCACACCCGCGGCGCTCTGGATCGGCTCCAGCATGATGGCAACGGTGTGTGCGTCCACGGTGGCGTGCAGCGCCGGCAGGTCGTTGAATGGCACCTGACTGAACCCCGGCAATTGCGGTTCAAAACGGTTCTCGCAGGCAACGGCCGAAGCCGGCAACGTTGCCAGACTACGGCCATGACAGCCGTTGCTTACCGTAATGATGTGATGGGCACCGCCGCGATGCAGCTGGCCCCATTTGCGCGCCAGTCGGATGGCGGCTTCACAGGCCTCCGCCCCGCTGTTGAGCAGGTAGGCCTGGTCGCTGCCGGTGTGATGGCACAGGCGATCAACCAGGTCGAGCTGAGCGCGATTGTGCAAGCCCATTCCAGGGTTGATCACGGTCTGCATCTGTTCGGCAATGGCGTCGCGCACCACGTGTGGACTGTGGCCGAGGCTATTGGCGCCGCCGCCCTGGCTGAAATCCAGGTAGGCACGGTCGTCACTGTCCGAAAGCCAGGAGCCATGGCCCTGCACGAACACCTG
This region of Pseudomonas sp. MUP55 genomic DNA includes:
- a CDS encoding aminotransferase class III-fold pyridoxal phosphate-dependent enzyme, with amino-acid sequence MNLFRRHAPSLDDLVLDAPRHDFSSESLMPTVARPAQVFVQGHGSWLSDSDDRAYLDFSQGGGANSLGHSPHVVRDAIAEQMQTVINPGMGLHNRAQLDLVDRLCHHTGSDQAYLLNSGAEACEAAIRLARKWGQLHRGGAHHIITVSNGCHGRSLATLPASAVACENRFEPQLPGFSQVPFNDLPALHATVDAHTVAIMLEPIQSAAGVIPVTEHYLKGVERLCRELGILLILDEVQTGIGRCGSLLAEQQYGVRADIVTLGKGLGGGVPLAALLARGTACCFEAGELDGTHHGNALMASAGSAVLDAVLATGFLEQVRESGLYLAEGLARLAYRYEHGQLRGNGLIWGLTLSDDSASAVVKAALHEGLIINAAQPDCLRFTPALNVSKNHIDEMLLRLARAFSRVRTAQLQCRKGIAV